One region of Camelina sativa cultivar DH55 chromosome 6, Cs, whole genome shotgun sequence genomic DNA includes:
- the LOC104793366 gene encoding uncharacterized protein LOC104793366, whose amino-acid sequence MGNCLSISDPSLEDGSKKILKALPVETPFKFPSPLPTFTQGDGFAKRTIDLGGGLEVSQVSTFNKVWSTYEGGPDNLGATFFEPSSFPSGFSILGHYAQPNNRKLFGWVLTARDLSSNTLKPPVDYTLVGNTESLKIKQDGPGYFWQPVPPDGYQAVGLIVTNSSQKPPLDKVGCVRSDLTEQCEADTWIWETNGVNISNLRPTTRGTQATGVSVGTFTWQTQNSPPPSLSCLKNTNFDFSTMPNESQIKELFQTYSPWVYFHPDEDYLPSSVNWYFNNGALLYKRCEESKPIPIESNGSNLPQGGSNDGSYWLDLPIDKNGKERVKKGDLQSTKVYLHIKPMLGATFTDISIWIFYPFNGPARAKVKFVNLPLGRIGEHIGDWEHATLRISNFTGELWRVFLSQHSGGVWIEACDLEFQGGSNKPVAYASLHGHAMYPKPGLVLQGDDGVGIRNDTAKSKKVIDTGLGYEVIAAEYDGGGVVEPPWVNYLRKWGPKIDYDVDDQVKGVESILPGLLKKAFVKFVSKIPDEVYGEDGPTGPKLKGNWVGDES is encoded by the exons ATGGGAAATTGTCTTTCAATATCAGATCCTTCTCTTGAAGATGGATCAAAGAAGATTCTCAAAGCACTTCCGGTCGAAACTCCCTTCAAGTTTCCCTCACCATTGCCTACTTTTACTCAAG GTGACGGTTTTGCGAAACGAACCATTGACTTGGGAGGTGGTCTGGAGGTTAGTCAAGTTTCGACATTCAACAAAGTTTGGTCCACTTATGAAGGAGGACCAGACAATCTCGGAGCCACATTCTTTGAACCATCTTCATTCCCTTCCGGTTTCTCCATCCTTGGTCACTATGCTCAACCAAACAACCGTAAACTCTTTGGTTGGGTACTCACAGCTAGAGATCTTTCCAGCAACACCTTGAAACCCCCAGTGGATTACACCCTCGTCGGAAACACCGAGTCACTGAAGATCAAACAAGACGGACCTGGTTATTTCTGGCAGCCCGTTCCACCTGATGGATATCAAGCCGTTGGTCTAATAGTCACAAACTCCTCACAAAAGCCACCTCTAGACAAAGTAGGCTGCGTTCGATCAGATCTAACCGAACAATGTGAAGCTGATACATGGATATGGGAAACAAACGGAGTCAACATCTCAAATCTAAGACCAACCACAAGAGGAACACAAGCTACAGGTGTCAGTGTAGGTACATTTACATGGCAAACCCAAAACTCCCCTCCTCCATCATTATCTTGCTTAAAGAATACAAATTTCGACTTCTCTACAATGCCTAATGAGTCCCAAATCAAAGAACTGTTCCAAACTTATTCTCCATGGGTCTACTTCCACCCAGACGAAGATTATCTACCTTCCTCTGTTAACTGGTACTTCAACAACGGAGCATTGCTATACAAGAGATGCGAAGAATCAAAACCAATACCTATCGAATCAAACGGTTCTAATCTTCCACAAGGCGGATCAAACGATGGATCATACTGGCTAGACCTACCAATAGACAAAAACGgtaaagagagagttaaaaaaggAGACTTACAAAGCACAAAAGTGTATCTTCACATCAAACCAATGCTCGGAGCAACATTCACAGACATATCGATCTGGATCTTTTACCCTTTCAATGGTCCTGCACGAGCTAAAGTCAAATTCGTAAATCTACCGTTGGGGAGGATCGGAGAACACATTGGAGATTGGGAACACGCGACGTTACGGATCAGTAACTTCACCGGAGAGCTATGGCGAGTGTTTCTATCGCAGCACAGCGGTGGAGTTTGGATCGAGGCTTGCGATTTAGAGTTCCAAGGAGGAAGTAACAAACCTGTAGCTTACGCATCGCTTCACGGTCACGCTATGTATCCGAAACCTGGATTGGTGTTGCAAGGAGACGATGGGGTTGGGATAAGGAACGATACGGCGAAGAGTAAAAAAGTGATTGATACTGGATTAGGGTATGAGGTGATTGCGGCGGAGTATGACGGCGGAGGAGTGGTTGAGCCGCCGTGGGTTAATTATTTAAGGAAGTGGGGACCCAAGATTGATTATGATGTTGATGATCAGGTTAAGGGCGTTGAGAGTATATTGCCTGGGTTACTGAAAAAGGCCTTTGTTAAATTTGTCAGCAAGATTCCTGATGAAGTTTATGGTGAAGATGGGCCTACTGGGCCTAAACTTAAGGGAAACTGGGTTGGTGATGAAAGTTAA